taaatgCTTTCTTtagggctttaaagcttaatttataggttatagtctatataaataggataTTCTTCCTAGTCAGGTTTACTAAAggagtaataattcttaagaaatccttaataaattactagtaaaagttactaaaactaataaaggcctagatattagtaatatagaTTAGAAtttactagttaataattatttttactTTATTAGGATCTATACAGATGCTATtctagctaataataatacctaggaacttagttttagagataataaacttatacttttagattttaGTATATAggctagcttcttatagtttctataggatagagtagatataggttatatacttaataCAGGTCTTGCTATAAAttaggatattattaagataggtagtatagaagatattaaggtaatcttataaagtattattaataaattattagaaGGTTATAGGTGCTCTTATTAGCCTAAAAGGTATTATTAGGGATTTAAATAGGCCTAGTTAGatatagaaagctattaggtattcttatcctttcttaatatagatattattaaatactaaaataatattaatctttataaaatatttcatcccttttagattatttagggtttcctttattaggggtagtaggtattaatctttaataattatagtatttagggcttagtaattaatatagatttatatatctttacctagctttttaataaataggataggtaatatagtaggtaataaactaagATAAataaagcccttccttaggttctctttaatctattcctttagGACTTTTAATTCCTCTTAAGACATAGTATatagagggctaaataggggggtctttccctctaatagcttaatattatagttataaagaTAGTATAGTAGCAGGTACTTAGCCTCCTTAAGAGAAAAGATATTAATATAATCTTTAAATTCTTTAGGTAGTAggttagtaaagtcttctttctaagcttttTTAATTTTTAAGACAGCCTctagatcttctagggtaattataaatatctaaGTATTTCTTTAAGTATAAGCTAAGTAGGCTactaaggagataaaagctatatctctattctctagtctTTTTAGTCTTAAGGGCAGGTgtctaggctaggtctttaGAGGGATATTATATAGGGCTTATATCTTTATTAGCCTTTAGGGGGTGTTATAGTATTTCTAAtagtagttactattaaatataatactataggctataaattatattagggggttatatatctttatctaaggtatttctagtataatagggtagtatgctaactagataatataaaatCTTATATTTTTCTTAAAAtagtccttaattcttatatttatctaaatataataggttatctttttattctctagttctcttctattaaatatatatagggtAATTAGGTCTACTAGGGGGATAAGCTCTAACTTCTAATCTTTAACCtattctttattaataaatccttatcctttagctctagtatctaatagagtatatataagtagctttatcttcttctcttccttctctaggattataggtagtattatagcctttaattattatatttatttcttaaggttaagtctataaatagtagtagtaaagaTTTAAATAGTATATAGTTCCTAAGCCTAGTTATagcttactctaggcttacTCCTTTTATTAAGGAGATCTAGCTAGGTAATAGGCTTTTAAATTCTAGAATCTATCCTCTCTAGGGGCTTTCTAGATATagtttataagatattataatTTAAACTCTCTAGTAGGTATTAGGGTAGGGGTAGTCCCTAATCTAATACTTTAGGGAGCTATAATAGAAGTAGATACTTATTTTATAATAGGAGGGGCTATATCCTTTTCTTATTAGATATTAGGTAGTTCCTAGGTCTATAggattatattattatactagtatatacttATTCCTCTAAAGAGTAGAGTACTAGGGTTATTTAGTAaacttagtagtaatagggctAGTATTTTAAGATAACTAGAGATGCTAGATAAGtttagtagtaataatataggtcttaataataaGAGGCTAGtttatagtatattactagtagtagttcttaagctcctataagaatctagtaaactaatagtactcctagcttaggggctaattatatataagtatactctagagtttataactaatagcctatttaagCAGGGTAGGTAGGGTTTCTTTAGATATCTTACTTTCTAGGGCTAGGTATTAAAattctataaagaaggtactaaactccttattaaTCTAGTGCAggctaaatagcttattttaaatattatttatatagttaaGGTTACTAAAGGTGTATTCTAGgatatctagaatatcttaaTAGTTATTAAGGATGtaaattcccttcttaatataagAAAGAATCTAGGTATATAGTACACCCTTTAggtagttatttatataagctatctagctctgcaGTATTAGGAAgtagttaagattaatatttattttctcttaaatctatactataaaatattaaaggtccttttagttacccttaaacttattagggttagggagttattttaataatctagtagctttagaagataagatagtagttaatataaatatttctactagagtaactacaggcttcttagtaataggtttatatatagatataggtataggtatatttatagtaggggtagctaaaTAATAGGCTTAGTCCCTTTTTATAgtagcttttatatactactacttttctcttatagctatttcttctagtattataaaATAGCtcttagcttagtagtcttTTATTTATACCTCTGCTCTAAGGTAGTaaatttatactagagttctagaAGTTAGGtcttagattatttagcttattagtttattttattaatagttaatttagccttctagatatacttatatactaggtagtagtatttatactatttagtattatatttagtaatatacttagagaactctttagggttactaggtAAGAATAAGAATAAAGGGGTAGGTATTCTAATAGTGTTAACTTtaagggaggagctatataatattaaggtataGGGttataggtaaatagaaataagttaataagatagttaatacttaggctggctataggaatctatatttatctattctagttatagggtaaactagtataggcaggctttatagataggatatagcttagaGACTTCTAAATAGATTGCAGGATTATacagtgaagatattcctagagttatataattccttcttagtaatactaactcctatccacagcagcaccgtgacaATTTCTAAGTGATAACATATCATCCATAGTTCGTGAGTTGAAATTGACTAAGAGAAAAAATTTCCAAAATTTGGAATCAGAATCACTACAGCAATTAGTGTTTTACTGGGACTTGCAGGAAACCCCCATTCCCATGCTATACTTAGTCTGTCACATATAATCCTGCATGGCATCTTTTCTTATATATTCAGTTTGGCGTAACACTGGTACATGGTGCACAATGGCCAATCATCCAGCCCTATCAGGAGCTACGAATTGACCTCACTCAGAAGAAGCTTTGGAACATCAAGCTTCCATTTTGACTAGGTGGTTCTTCTATTAGAATGTTCGTCCGCGTGCTGCAGTAGCCATGGCCAATGTGAGTATTGAATGGGAAACCCAGATTTCTGAGGTGTTGTAGCAAGGGCAGTCATAACTTATAGTGTGCAATTTAAAATTGTATTTGCAGTTtagcatcattggtctagtggtagaattcgtcgttgccatcgacgaggcccgtgttcgattcacggatgatgcatGGAAAATTCTCTTTTTGCATTCTCTACTACCTCACCTCTGCCCATTCCTCAAgttttcttttatttttctcttACCTTTTTTTTGCTCATTTTGGGTTAGATGTTTGAGATAAATCATTTAGATGCATTTCTGCCTGTATCGACCAAGAGCTCGCTAAGTTGCGTTTGGAAATGGAAGCCCCAGTGGCACTGGTTTGCGGAAATATATATCCTCTATCCCCACATTACGTGTAGCACATGTTGTTTATATGTTATAGCCATGGATAGTAAATACGAAGAAATAAAGTGATTTGATCATTGATGCTACCGGACTAGATTCAAgcaccaaaaaaaaaaaaaagaaatcaTCCAGAACAGGCAGATGACACAAGACGTCAGCGGGTAATAGGAGATAGACCATATCATAAAGAACAGGAATACAACACACCACACCAAACTGAAAATAAGACGAATGGGTATTATGCGAACCGGCTGAACACTGGACGCCACGAGATTGCAAAGACCGTAACAGCATGAAAGTGAGATGTCATGTCATAGTCAAAAGAGTTTATACCTGACCCTTCGAGGTCAGGTATAAGCGAGAGGTCGTTGAAATGCCACATAGGGCTCTTTATGTGGTATGGACGGACGGTGGTCACGAGGCTGAAGGCCTGGCAACGACCAAGGCATTGATTATATTGCCTGCTTTCCAACCCTGGTTCACAAGAGACGCATTCTCGCGGAGCATCCTACCCAGGTAGACTATTCTTACCCGTTGGCTTGCAGGGATCTGCTCAAAGACGATGTCAGGGTTCTGCTTGCTCGGTGAAGACTGGACAGTAGAATCAAGACAAGACATACCCCGGCCTCTTGCTGCACCCTGCGGGCAATCAAGCCCACGGTCTGGTCCTTGCCAACCGAAACGACAACGTCCGATCCGCTGTCGCTCAAGCGCGCTGTGACCCGGATCAAGTCGCGCTCGCTTATCTTGCCCTTCTCATCCCTGCGGTCTCCAGAGTCACCGGCAATCAGCTCGTCACCCGATGCCTCGTCCAACGACAGCTTGGAATCATCTGTGTCAAAGTCGTCGTACCCATCATCACAGCGACTGGCGGAGTCCTCCTGCACCATATTTTCTGGGTCGCTCACGATACACCGAGGCAGACGGTAAAGTGCCCCCTGCTCATCGTAGCAGCCCTGGCAAAGGTCTCCCGTGGGCACAGTGACACCCGCCGCATCGATGATACTCTGCGCCGTGGCCAGGTCGTTCACATGCATGAACGAGATCGCCGCGGCTAAAGCTGCCCAAACCTCTGGCCGACCAGTGACGCGGGTCTCAAAGAACTCCTTGCGCTCCTGATCTAGCTGCGCGCGAGACCAGGTGCGCCGCTTACTGTACCAGACATGGGGGCGGATTGGGGCGTTGAAATGCTCGCTCAGAGCCAACTGAGTGGTTGTCGTCGCTGGGGTGCGACGGTCGGCATGCCGACTTGCGCGGGATGTCGCTCTGGTCAGGGAAGTTGAGCGacagctggagatgatcgCATTCGTGGTCGAGCGGAGAGCATTTGAGGAGGTATCAGCGCGGCGCTCCTCCGTTACTTGGGTCGCATGGGAGGGATCGCCGCTGTCACGCGACAGGAAGGACAAGCAAGAACCCTGGAGATGGATGGTGAAATCAGACGGCGTGCTTCTAGCAATATCGCGAGGATAAAGGTAGCCGAGAGCGACGAGATTGACAGCTACTGAGAACAACGAAGTGTAACAAATTACAAGCGACAGGTACTTTCACGCCTACAGATCTCCAAAAAGAAAGACTGCGATAGAAAAAGTGAccaacagcagcagagacaAAGCTAAGGtgaagaaagggaaagagagaagggaaaagaatcTCGATGTTTACTCACCATACTAAAGTGGTAGACGGTACGACTCCATCAGACAGAGTAAATAGTAGATAGATCCTCTCTGtcgagaaggaaagaagcaggACGGAGATACCTCCCAGACAATAggcaagaggaagaagaggaggggaaaagaaTGCGGGAAAATATGACACCAATAAGAAATGAGAATCAGCAGCTAATGATGTTGAAATTGCGTATTGATTGGGCAACCAGGTTCATTGTCCGATAGATTGATGGTTATGGCTCGTAAGTCGATCGGAGAACGGGGCGGACAACGTAAGACTTGTTGTTGAGTCCCTAGTGGCGATGACGACGCGGCCGGTTACAAACAAATACAGAGTAGTTTCTGGTTCAGAAAATTAGAGAAGCAAAGCACGCGAACAAGATGTATTAACCACTAGGATGGGCTGAAGCTAAAGAGGGGGACAAagcagtgatgatgatgatggatctGGTCATCCGATCCCCGTCAGTCGTGCATTGgcatgaggaggaggaaaaagtaGGCGAGGAGGAGTTAGTTGGCCAGCTGGCTGTTCTTATTCTCTACTGGTACGGAGATGTGGTCATCAAAAGCTTGTCTGCAACCCGCCTATCTACATCCGGCAACATCATTCTGAGCATTTCACCACTCAGAACCGTGGAATAAATCAACTGTTGGTTAATTGACATTGTCCTGTTCTATTAATAGCGCTGTCATTGCGGTATTCCCGAATCCTTGTCTAGTGATATCAACCAGAAAACACAAAGGATGGCGTAGATTACCACCCTCAATTTGCTCAGGTTCACTCTATCATGATAGACAAAATAATCGCAATCATCCGACGTGTTGTAATACTCTGAGGTGTAACCGCCCGTCTGATCATCGTGCACCTAGCCACTGTGTTACATGCTGAGAGAATCAAGGATGAGCAGCTTAAGATTTGTTCGAGTCGAGACCGCATTCTGTCGCATTTCCACTGTCGTCTACTAGGTATCATTACCATAACAAAGTCTCACTTCTGGTAAAAAGAAGGACCGATATGAATTactcttcctcatcctcatcatcgctACCAAAGATCGCCTTGAAGACCGCCTCGCCGGGCCTCTCAGCCTCAAGTGCCTCGTTGCGTTCGGGTTCAATCACCACCTCCTTCCCGACTTCCGGCGCTGTCGCCCGTTCAGGAGTGGCAGTGTCGGATCGTGCTGTCAGTGCTCTACCGCTAGTTTCGAGCATGAGCTGGTTCATCACATCTTTCGAAACGAGCTCTTTAGTAGGTCCGGATGCTGTCTGGTATCCAGCAGACTGGAATCGATTGCCAATACCAGCCTCGGGACCCCCTGGCTGATCTCCCGGGTCCATCTGCACATGATCCGGTGGCTTGACATTCAGCCGTTTGCAAAGCAGCCGTGCCGGATAGAAGCTGTGGGTGCTCCGAGTCATCGGGCCAAACATTCCAATCTTGGCTGCGGCCACAGCTGGGTCCTCAGGTTTCTCCGCGGGTTTGCGGAGTAATGGCTCTGTCGACGTAGATGACTCCGGTTGATCAGACGATTCCTTGGGCCCCGTAGATGCTGAAGTGAAGCGCGAAGCCATTACCCCAGAGACCGGCTTGAACACCTCCGCAGCTCGAGCAAATTCGTGGAGTTCCGCAACCCATTCATTCGTTGTCGAGCCTGGTACTCGGTCTGGAAGTGTATCGCGGAGGCCTGCCCGTATCTCAAGGAATGTGCGGTACCGAGTTCGtttgccttgatcttccgAATAAGGCATCCAGCCGCTGACTGCGCGAGTAAGAGCCTGAACAGCCACCTGTTTGTCTAGTTTGGGAACAAGGTCCCACAGATCCTTGCGTCTTTGCGATTCTGATAATTCGAATCCTTTCGGTGCTTTCTCTCCCAAGGCCGGTGGTAGGTCTGATTTCCCTGTAAGCTTCATGATCCTTTCGCGAGCCTCAGGGGTCATCCAGTCAAAAATCGACTTTCCGGGAAGCTGGGCCTCCCCCAGCAGTGCAGCTCGAGACGTAGGGTCGAGAGAAGAAGCCTTGGCCGCCTCTGCCGTAGAGACATAGTTCGAGACATCTCTTGCAGCTGACGGTATTTTGCTCGATATCCAGTCCTTTGGGACTTCTGGGGGCGCGTATCTCTTCTCTTGTGTAGATATTGAGAGGCTGGAAATACCATCAGCTAGGAGAAAGCCGTCCAACGGGAGCCGGCCGTCATGACATTTTCTGAATCCCGTCGACGATTTTGCAGTGAGGGTCTTCTTTGATATGAATACGGGCTTGGTGTTCACTAGAGGATTAGCTGCAACAAGTGCTGGCTTAGACTCATCGGtgggctttttcttcttctttttcttgtcaCCGCCGATGACCCGGTTGTACGAAATTTGTGGGCCAATAGAATACGGATCGTCGTCATCTGACCCTGTATCGTTCAACACCCCGACTCCAAATGCACCACGCCTAGGTTGCTCTTTTGTCTTCGATGGTTTTCGTTGGCTCCCGGACGTCAACCGTCGCCCAAAGAAATCGTCTTCATCAGACTCGTCAGCACCCGGTTTGTGAGAATCCAACCGACTTTCACCCTCAAACCCAAGGCCCTTGTGATCTGTCTTATGGACAATTGCAATCATGGGCGAATCCTCCGGTGCGAAGAGGTAGGTCTTATCGGCTTCGTTTTCGCCTGGGCCTGGGCCGTCGCCAAGATTGGCTTTTCGCCGTACTTTGGGGCCAATCCCTTGACCCTCTCGCCAacccatcttcttcagtagctTGACACCCATGGTTTCACCGCCGGCCATGAGAAGGTCCATCAGCCCTCCACGGCGGGTCGCGTCGGTCGCCGCAAATCCAAACCCAGCAAAGTCGTCACTGGTCTGCAGTTTTTTCgcctcttcagcttctcgaatgtcttcctcgtccatgaaGTCCTCCGGTCGTTGCTGGAATTTCTGCTGAGAATCCTTCGCCCTATTCTGGCGCGAGGACACAAACGTTGCAGGGGTCCACCCCTCCTTGGAACCAACGGTGTTGAAGTATCTGGAGAAGTCCGGCCATATTTAGTCGTGCTGTTCAAAGCTATCCAGGAATCGTGGGCTCACCCGGCGCTGAAGCCACCGGTGAAGGCGCCATGTAAGCGTTTCCTTCCCCGGTCATCTGTAACTTCCTGCTTCCAGATCGGTACATATGACCCATCGTCCCGAGTCCCGGCATCTAGAGGGGGTAGAGGCGTTCCGTAAAAGGCATACGGGGAATGATGTGCTTGTAGATCAGCCTCGAAGGCTGTTCGAGATCGTTTGCTTGACATTTGTGGGGTTTCGGAAAACAGTATCGATTGAGGCGGCTTCTTAGGCAAAGCTTGTTGTCATTATCGCTTGGTCTTGACAATGGGGTCAGTTCCTCTAATCTAGGAAATTGTCATAAACTGGATATGTCCCTACCAGGATGTTGGGACAGTTGGTCTAATGCCAAAAGAACCATAAGTtccaaaaagaaacaagacACAGCTGTGGGGATGAGGAGGGAAGGTCGGCCTTGGGTGACGACGCTTCATGGAcgttcatcctcatcgttgAAACCATGGGACGTTTGTTCCATCCATACGCACCGCCACGGCGTCACCTGCTGTGGCTTGGCGCCCAGGTACCTTTTAAGTCCTAAATCACGCGAATCTACGAAGAACGGAGTACCAATAGCAAACAATTTTTTACTAGTCTGGACCTTGAAACTGTAAGAGTAGGAAACTGGGAATGCAAGAGAAACAGGCTCATTCCAAATGCAAGATGACCTTCTGTTAGAAATTCTGTCGAACGGTCCTGCCCATCAGTGCCCAAAACACCAGCCTCCCGGCCGAAGAACCGGTCTGATTCGACCCCGGGTTATGAGTGCGCCAATTGCACGTGTGATAGACAGTGAGTTTTACTTGAAGAGGATTGATGGGGAGCGATGGCTGTGGCATCTGCTTGTTCTTGTAGGCTGGCAAGCGTTCCCAGTGACGGTCAGATTTCATCGAACACCGAAAAACAAGGTCATTGCGATTGCCAAGCTGCATGCCACTCCAGTGTCCATCTAGAGGGGTAAAGTGGACTCTGAAACAAGTCTGTCCAGCGAGTCTCGGTCATTTGCCCCTGCATGCTGTAGATAGACCCAGCTATGGCATGGATATGGTGATAGTCCATGCCACCGGCCAGGGATGGGATGATTGAGATAATGACCGAGAGAAGCACCAGATAGTCAGAGAGAGCAGATTAATGATATGGGAGTTGCGAAGAATTAATTGATCAAGTGATTGTATGGAGTAATAACAataacaataataataacaacaaCACCCAGTTGACAGAGGTGACAAACTTATTCCCTCATCTGGTTGCGGGCCCCCTGGGCCTTAACCGACTGCTGTTATTTTTATTAGTGTTTGGTCTgtttcttctccgcagccgCATCCATCACCATTCATTCCCTCAAGCTTCGTTCCCCCATCGTTTCTCCATCACCTTCTTGCGATTTCCTGTCCTTGTCCGTCCAATTTCAGCTTTCACTCATTTTACTTTTTCAACCTCTACATCAAGGGTCGTACATGGGGTCATTTCGACTTGTCTGCTGGATGTCTCGACGTTGGCTGCCGCTTCCTTGAGCGCTCGTCAGCAACCGCCAAACTTCCCCCCCGCTCCCCCGACCGGTCCAGATTGAAGTACTGAGGCCGTCCACTTGGGCTTcctctcccttttcctttcccacGATCTCCTTGAATCTTCATCCTTGACATTTCTGGACTTGTCAAAGCAAGTCTTATTGCTCGAGGTTTAATTTTTGAGGTTTCTATCGTGATGTCTACCAGTGTTCCTGCCTCAGCGCCGCCAACGGTCGTCCGCAGCCATTCCACGTCCTCTCGGCCTCACGCCCATCGtcctcctgcttctgattTACCACATCGAACTCGAACTGTCGCAGTCAGACCCTCCACCTCTTCACATTCCTACCAATCCCATCACAGTAATCACAGTTACTCCAAATCCCAGTCTCATGACCGGCGTCCTCCGTCGAACCAGGCTGCTTTTGATAACATAGCCCGTCGGGATTTCGAGGGTTCACGGGGCACCCATTCCAACTCTTCCCGCCGCGACCACTCCAAGGAGCGCTCTAGGGAGCGTCCGACTTCTGCTCACCGTACCGATCCATCGCCAAGCAAACACCGGCGGAATTTATCGGTGCAAAGCCACCAGCGGGACAGTATAGATATGGCTTCAACAGGCCCTGTTGTGGCCGAGCCCGCTCCCCCTCCCGCGCAGGCGGCTTCTGGATCCCATTTGCATCCTAGTTCATCTGTGCAGCCCAAGCGTCGCACAACAATTACCACTCCGTCCGGCCAGTGGGCTCTTGGAAAGACTATCGGCGCGGGAAGTATGGGCAAAGTGAAACTCGCGAAGAACATGGAAACGGGCGAACAGGTATTTCGAACGGAAGCAACAGATCTGACCTTAACACTAATGACAATTGCAGGTGGCTGTCAAAATAGTACCGAGACAATCGGCCGATGAACACCGCAGCTCGCGCGACACCGAGAGAGCAGACCGCTCGAAGGAGATCCGAACCGCCCGTGAGGCTGCGATCGTGAGTCTTGTGAATCACCCATACATCTGCGGCATGCGCGATGTGGTGCGGACCACGTATCATTGGTATATGCTCTTTGAATACGTCAACGGAGGCCAGATGCTCGACTACATCATCTCACACGGTAAATTAAAAGAGAAGCAAGCGCGGAAATTTGCGCGACAGATCGCGAGTGCGTTGGATTATTGTCATCGCAACAGTATCGTGCATCGAGACCTCAAGATTGAAAATATTCTGATCAGCAAAACCGGTGATATCAAGATTATTGACTTTGGTCTGAGCAATCTTTTCTCCCCTAGAAGCCTCCTCAAAACATTCTGTGGAAGCCTTTACTTTGCCGCACCGGAATTGCTGCAGGCGAGACAATATACCGGGCCAGAGGTGGATGTGTGGAGTTTCGGCATCGTCCTTTACGTCCTGGTCTGCGGGAAAGTTCCATTTGACGACCAAAGCATGCCGCAACTTCACgcaaagatcaagaagggTCATGTGGAATATCCGCAAGGACTCAGTGCAGGTTAGTAATCTTACCTCTCTGCTTTTGGATGGACCCGTTCTGTCTTGAAAAATGAGTGTCTGACCACATCTGCTAGAGTGCCGCCATATCATCTCGCGTATGCTGGTTACGGACCCCAAGCAGCGTGCAAGTCTTGCGGAGATCATGAACCATCCGTGGATGAACAAGGGGTTTAGTGGGCCGCCCGAGAATTATCTCCCAGCTCGTGAACCTATACAGCTTCCTTTAGACCCCGAGGTTGTTGAGAAGATGACGGGCTTCGATTTCGGGCCACCAGAATATATCACAGCGCAACTCACCAAGATCATAGAGTCCGAAGATTACCAACACGCCGTGAGAACAAGCGTTCGGGAGCAACCTCTTCAAGTTCATAGCGAGAAGAAGCGTGGCATGTTTGATTTCTACAAACGGCGGAATTCCGCCAGTAGAGACACACTCTCGGCTCCTTCGGTCGAGGCTGTTCAGCTGGGGAACGACCCTCTGAATGCATACAGTCCCCTGCTCTCGGTGTACTACCTAGTCAAGGAAAAACTTGATCGAGAGAGGGCCGAAAGCAACCCCGGCGCTCTCGGTATCCCGCATTCTGCTGGTGAGAACGTGCTCAGGATGCCAGACTTACCAGCTCCCGAGGCGGCGCACACCAATCAGTATCAACTACCTGGCGAAAAAGATACGGGTAGAAGATCTCGCCCTCGCGCGAGGACTcacggcgatgatgatcttaATGATGGCATCAAGGACCTTCATCTTACACCGCAAGCAGGGCAGGCAACTCCTATTCCTGCAATTCCGCCTGAGACTCCCGTGAAAAAGGAGAGCACGGCAGCGGGCATCCTTAGACGATTCAGCACGCGCAGGGTCAAGGATCGCAGTCGGGATCCTGAGCGCGAGCGCATCACCAGTTCTCAAGCGCCATCGCTAAGTGTCCAGCCTCCCGCCGATTCGGCTTCCCCACTTTCGAGAGGGTTCAGCATGCGGAGAAGCAGGCGTGCCGACCCATTACCGTCCGATACTCCCGGTGGCGGCAGCCAGCCGCAACAACAAGATTTCCTCAAGGCTCCAGGATCGGCCGAGCCGGCCTCGCGGTCCAACAAGTACTTGGAGAGATCTACGAGTGTCAATTCGGCTGAGTATCGTCCTCGGAGAGCTGCACGGAGGAATGACCCTGATGTGTCGGATACTGCTCCCGACCGCCAACCGCCTCAGACCAGTGGCTCTGACTACTCAAGTCTGGGTGGGCAGAAGGTGGAGACCTCTGCGAAAGAGGTGAAACAGCCCGGTCGCACGCATGCAACGCGGACCATGTCACTTGGGCATGCTCGTCGCGAAAGCATTCAAGCCCGCCGAGCGAGGCGAGACGCGGCAAGAGAAGCTAATGTGCCCGAGGAGACAGACGCAGACATCTCCGGTGCAGGAAACGCTCTGGAGAGCGCGAATGAGGGAGAAGATCTCTCTAAGCCGGTATATCTCAAGGGTCTCTTCAGTGTCTCGACAACTAGTAGCAAGCCGCTGTCTGTGATTCGGACAGACATCATTCGCGTTCTGAA
The DNA window shown above is from Aspergillus fumigatus Af293 chromosome 1, whole genome shotgun sequence and carries:
- a CDS encoding ubiquitin domain-containing protein, with amino-acid sequence MGSCLSFLSRDSGDPSHATQVTEERRADTSSNALRSTTNAIISSCRSTSLTRATSRASRHADRRTPATTTTQLALSEHFNAPIRPHVWYSKRRTWSRAQLDQERKEFFETRVTGRPEVWAALAAAISFMHVNDLATAQSIIDAAGVTVPTGDLCQGCYDEQGALYRLPRCIVSDPENMVQEDSASRCDDGYDDFDTDDSKLSLDEASGDELIAGDSGDRRDEKGKISERDLIRVTARLSDSGSDVVVSVGKDQTVGLIARRVQQEAGIPASQRVRIVYLGRMLRENASLVNQGWKAGNIINALVVARPSAS
- the kin1 gene encoding putative serine/threonine protein kinase Kin1; translated protein: MSTSVPASAPPTVVRSHSTSSRPHAHRPPASDLPHRTRTVAVRPSTSSHSYQSHHSNHSYSKSQSHDRRPPSNQAAFDNIARRDFEGSRGTHSNSSRRDHSKERSRERPTSAHRTDPSPSKHRRNLSVQSHQRDSIDMASTGPVVAEPAPPPAQAASGSHLHPSSSVQPKRRTTITTPSGQWALGKTIGAGSMGKVKLAKNMETGEQVAVKIVPRQSADEHRSSRDTERADRSKEIRTAREAAIVSLVNHPYICGMRDVVRTTYHWYMLFEYVNGGQMLDYIISHGKLKEKQARKFARQIASALDYCHRNSIVHRDLKIENILISKTGDIKIIDFGLSNLFSPRSLLKTFCGSLYFAAPELLQARQYTGPEVDVWSFGIVLYVLVCGKVPFDDQSMPQLHAKIKKGHVEYPQGLSAECRHIISRMLVTDPKQRASLAEIMNHPWMNKGFSGPPENYLPAREPIQLPLDPEVVEKMTGFDFGPPEYITAQLTKIIESEDYQHAVRTSVREQPLQVHSEKKRGMFDFYKRRNSASRDTLSAPSVEAVQLGNDPLNAYSPLLSVYYLVKEKLDRERAESNPGALGIPHSAGENVLRMPDLPAPEAAHTNQYQLPGEKDTGRRSRPRARTHGDDDLNDGIKDLHLTPQAGQATPIPAIPPETPVKKESTAAGILRRFSTRRVKDRSRDPERERITSSQAPSLSVQPPADSASPLSRGFSMRRSRRADPLPSDTPGGGSQPQQQDFLKAPGSAEPASRSNKYLERSTSVNSAEYRPRRAARRNDPDVSDTAPDRQPPQTSGSDYSSLGGQKVETSAKEVKQPGRTHATRTMSLGHARRESIQARRARRDAAREANVPEETDADISGAGNALESANEGEDLSKPVYLKGLFSVSTTSSKPLSVIRTDIIRVLKQLSVDYVEIKGGFSCRHAPSIELDKVVDVGPPSPDRSGQVSNHRRRISFGGLLNHDDSKEDPRSMHTPRSQRRTRAPDRSFVSNSEGSDEYMAPRDSNAPAGERVMGETTTRVQSDTGENLVLRFEILIVKVPLFSLHGIQFKKVSGGMWQYREMAKKILDALRL